A stretch of DNA from Methylomicrobium lacus LW14:
AACCCCAGCGCTTGACCATGTTGCGCGCCAGTTCGGTCGCTCGTTCGATGTCGTTCGAGGCGCCGGTGGTGACGCGGTCGCCGCCGTAGATCATCAATTCCGCGATGCGGCCTCCGAACAGGCTGGCGATCTGGCTTTCGAGCTTGCGCTTGCTGGCGCTGTACTGGTCGCGTTCGGGCAGGAACATCGTGACGCCCAGAGCATTGCCTCTCGGCATGATGCTGACCTTATAGACCGTGTCATGATCCGGCGACAGCTGGCCGACGATGCAGTGCCCCGCTTCGTGGTAAGCAGTCAGGCGCTTGTCTTCCTCGGTCATCACCATCGTATGGCGCTCGGCGCCCATCAGGATCTTGTCCTTGGCTTTTTCGAGATCGCCCATCGTGACTTCCTGCTTGTTCGAACGCGCCGCAAACAGCGCCGCCTCATTGACCAGATTGGCGAGATCCGCGCCCGAGAAGCCCGGCGTGCCGCGCGCGATGTATTTCAATTCAACATCGGCCGCGGCCGGCACTTTCTTGATATGCACGTTCAAAATTTGCTCGCGGCCTTTCACATCCGGCAGACCGACATTGACCTGACGGTCGAAGCGGCCGGGGCGCAGCAAGGCTTTGTCGAGCACGTCGGCGCGGTTGGTCGCCGCGATCACGATCACGCCTTCGTTGCCGTTGAAGCCGTCCATCTCGACCAGTAACTGGTTCAGCGTTTGCTCGCGTTCCTCGTTGCCGCCGCTGAAACCCGCGCCGCCGCGCTGGCGGCCGACCGCGTCGATTTCGTCGATGAAGATGATGCACGGCGCGTGTTCCTTCGCCTGCGCGAACATGTCGCGCACCCGCGAGGCGCCGACGCCGACGAACATTTCGACGAAGTCGGAACCGGAAATCGTGAAGAACTTGACGCCCGCTTCGCCGGCGATCGCTCTGGCCAGCAGGGTCTTACCGGTGCCCGGAGGCCCGACCATCAGAATGCCGCGCGGAATCTGGCCGCCGAGCTTCTGGAATTTTTGCGGGTCGGACAGAAAATCGACCACTTCGACGACTTCTTCCTTCGCTTCCTCGCAGCCGGCCACATCGGCAAAATGGATCGTGCGCTTGTCTTCCTCAAGCAGTTTGGCCTTGCTTTTGCCGAAACTGCCCGCGCCGCCGGCCTGCTGCCGCCGCATATAGATCACCCAGACCGCAATCAACAGCAGCATCGGGAACCAGGACACGAAGATCTGCATCAGGAACGACTGCTTTGGCGGCGCGACGGTGCGGATCTGCACGCCGGCGGACAACAAATCATCGATCATGTGCGGATCGCCCGGATTGATCGTTTCCAGATCCTGACCGTCATTCGTGCGTATCTTGACTTGATCGCCCATGATCTCGACGCGCGTAATCTGCTTCATCTTGACCTTGCCGAGAAAATCCGAATAAGCGATGCTGTCCATCGCCGGCGGCGGCGCATTAAAGCGGTTGAAAACCAATAGCAAACCGGTGATCAGGATCGACCAGAGCAGCAGGTTGTATAGATTCATCTTCATTTTTATCTCTCCTGACCATTTAGCATGTGTAGGTTCTTCTTTGGCGATTTAAAAACCTAGTGTTTTAATCAATTAATTAGGTATGATCCTTGGTTTTTTCAAGTCCAGCAAATACATTTTACAGAAAACTACTCAAATGCTCGCCATAAAGCCGTTTGATTTTGTTTAGCGCCGCGACTTCTATCTGTCTGACGCGCTCGCGCGTCAGATTCAATTCCAGGCCGATTTCCTTCAAAGTCAACTCCCGTTCGCTATCGACGCCGAAATGTTCGCAGATGATTTTGGCCTCCCTGGGATTCAGTATCTTAAGCGCTTGCTCGATCAGGCGCGCAAGATCGGACTGCGCCAGGATGCCGAAAGCGGAAGCGAAAACATCCTGTTCGAGAAAATCGATCGGCGCAAACGTCTCGTCATCGTCTTCCGACGAAGACTCGATAGGCACCGCGGATTGAGACATCGCCAGAATCGCATTGATTTCAGCGGGTGAAAGGCCGGTATGCTCGGCCAAATCCTGCAACGAGGGTTCCTTTCCGGTCCGCGCCAGCAATTGCTCCCGGTCGCGAAAAAATTTGTTGATCAGGCCGACTTGTCCGCACGGAATCCTGACCACCCGTTCACTGCGGGACAATGATCTGGAAATCGCCTGCCGTATCCAATAACCGGCATAGGTCGAAAATTTGAAGCCGAGCCGGTAATCGTAGCGGTCCGCCGCTTTCAACAACCCGGTCTGCCCTTCCTGAACCAGATCGTCAAAATCCAGGAAACTGCCCTTGTATTGGTTCGCGATGAACAGCACCAACCCCCCGTTGGCGCTCACCAGTTGTTGGCGGGATTCCAGCCAGGCGCGTTCCGCCGCAACCAGATCGGCAAGGTGCTGCCGGCTGTCTTGGCCCGAGGAAAAATGCCGAAGTTGCCTGCCGTCATGCTGCTGATGCAATGCGAGAACCCGATCAAAACCGGCGCCCAGATGAGCGGCGATGCGTGCGATTCGCTCGCGGACTTGGGCATTGGGCTCTTGCGGGTGCCTACCGGCGTAACAATGCAGATCAACGAGCTGCGTAAGGTCGTTAAACGTGAAAGGAAAACATTGCAAGGCTTCTACCATGCTCTCAGCGTTCCGCCCGACATCGCCCTCCGTCTTCTCTATCGCAGCTCGCTGATAGCATTGCCGGATGAGGTCCAGAGGCGACGCCGGCTCGGCGGACACCCCGGGTTCTGCCGGCGGTTCCGCGACCTCCTTGTCACTGTGTTGTTCACGCTCTTGCAGCAGCCACAGCGGCGCCAGGGGGGATTGGGCCAAGACATTGACCAAATCCGTCTTACAGATCCGCAAGCGCCTCGCAAGCGATAAATTAGAATCTGCCGCATCGACGCCGGCGCATGCCGCAAAGTCCGGCATCCGCTCGAGCAATGTATTACCGCTTTCCGGGTCAATATCCTCTAGCGACGTCGAAGGATATTTTTTTACTATCGTGACAGCCATTTGCCAATCCTCC
This window harbors:
- a CDS encoding sigma-70 family RNA polymerase sigma factor, producing MAVTIVKKYPSTSLEDIDPESGNTLLERMPDFAACAGVDAADSNLSLARRLRICKTDLVNVLAQSPLAPLWLLQEREQHSDKEVAEPPAEPGVSAEPASPLDLIRQCYQRAAIEKTEGDVGRNAESMVEALQCFPFTFNDLTQLVDLHCYAGRHPQEPNAQVRERIARIAAHLGAGFDRVLALHQQHDGRQLRHFSSGQDSRQHLADLVAAERAWLESRQQLVSANGGLVLFIANQYKGSFLDFDDLVQEGQTGLLKAADRYDYRLGFKFSTYAGYWIRQAISRSLSRSERVVRIPCGQVGLINKFFRDREQLLARTGKEPSLQDLAEHTGLSPAEINAILAMSQSAVPIESSSEDDDETFAPIDFLEQDVFASAFGILAQSDLARLIEQALKILNPREAKIICEHFGVDSERELTLKEIGLELNLTRERVRQIEVAALNKIKRLYGEHLSSFL
- the ftsH gene encoding ATP-dependent zinc metalloprotease FtsH, with translation MKMNLYNLLLWSILITGLLLVFNRFNAPPPAMDSIAYSDFLGKVKMKQITRVEIMGDQVKIRTNDGQDLETINPGDPHMIDDLLSAGVQIRTVAPPKQSFLMQIFVSWFPMLLLIAVWVIYMRRQQAGGAGSFGKSKAKLLEEDKRTIHFADVAGCEEAKEEVVEVVDFLSDPQKFQKLGGQIPRGILMVGPPGTGKTLLARAIAGEAGVKFFTISGSDFVEMFVGVGASRVRDMFAQAKEHAPCIIFIDEIDAVGRQRGGAGFSGGNEEREQTLNQLLVEMDGFNGNEGVIVIAATNRADVLDKALLRPGRFDRQVNVGLPDVKGREQILNVHIKKVPAAADVELKYIARGTPGFSGADLANLVNEAALFAARSNKQEVTMGDLEKAKDKILMGAERHTMVMTEEDKRLTAYHEAGHCIVGQLSPDHDTVYKVSIMPRGNALGVTMFLPERDQYSASKRKLESQIASLFGGRIAELMIYGGDRVTTGASNDIERATELARNMVKRWGFSDKLGPQVYGEESGQPFMGYSSPGSSFSNEIAHQIDDEIRALIDRNYQRAEKLLQDNIEILHKMADALMKWETIDKAQIDDLMAGRDPRPPMDDHDTTGRTDLQKPDKGDDKTVNINKPNKPVGQV